The following proteins are encoded in a genomic region of Deltaproteobacteria bacterium:
- a CDS encoding cupin domain-containing protein: MKVITIEELPGVVPEAHYDLLSYRIVDEKIGAKSMGASLGRMEPSGRTGPHAHEKAEQLFIILKGEMLMKTDRGEARLKQGQAAFIYPGEVHENYNVANGTTEYLVVTSRLST; the protein is encoded by the coding sequence GTACCGGAAGCGCACTATGATCTGCTCAGTTACCGGATTGTGGACGAAAAAATCGGGGCGAAGAGCATGGGAGCTTCCTTAGGGCGTATGGAGCCGAGCGGAAGGACCGGCCCCCACGCCCACGAGAAAGCGGAGCAGCTCTTCATAATATTGAAAGGGGAGATGCTGATGAAAACCGACCGGGGAGAAGCCCGCTTGAAACAGGGTCAGGCGGCTTTCATTTACCCGGGAGAAGTTCACGAAAATTACAATGTAGCCAATGGGACGACTGAATATCTCGTCGTCACGAGCAGGCTATCTACCTGA